DNA sequence from the Kazachstania africana CBS 2517 chromosome 4, complete genome genome:
ATGAGCGGGTCTccatgaaaaaaaatcttttgcCAAgactttttcttctttgctGTGAAGTagtttatatatgtaaGGATTCTACTTATAAAAAGTTTCTGTAACCTTGAATGTACTATTCATCAAGCACATCACCAAAGTCTTAAAGATGAGCTCGCTCATAGTTGCTATAGATAGAAAGCTATTCAATGCTTTGAAAAGGCTGAAGAGGAAAAATGTGAAGCTTCTAATATTCATTACAGCAACATTAAATCTCATATTATTTGTCCTATATCTGCATCATTATGAACACAGTTCATTACAGGACAATATAGTGGtaaattctttatattcattattttcaattatgCAAGATGCAGATGAAGATGTTATTACCTCGGCTGCTATTCTTTACCATAAATTAAACTTCAATACTGAAGCTAAGTGGATAAATAGGTATTATCTCCACGAAAATCTACTGACAGTACCGTATGGGAATCGGAAAAATGAAAGGTTAGAATCCATTAATGATTTAGAATTTTATGACTCAGATCCAAGATTATCTTGGTCAGTCTATTTAAACTATCTTATAAATAATGAGGAAAACTTTGAGGAAATGCCATTTTCCTGGTATGATTGGATGGATTTTGATATGTACAATAAACTACTCTCCGTGCGacattcaaatgaaaataactTCACATGTGAATTTGCATTTAAACCTTCATTCGACTTTGATACCCTGAAATCCATAGAAAGTGCACTACAAGAACgcttatttgaatttgagcATGAGAAATATGATGATAGAAATACCTACCAACAAATTTCCAAAGTAAGAAACAATGttgacattgaaaaaagttgTCAAACAGTTCCCGGGGGACCATTTCAGTTGCCTTTCAATGTGACAACATTAGTAGACTCCGTAAGACCAGAAATGTATTTCATTAATGCTAAAAACTACCTACTCcataattttaataatcCAATTTCCATTACCATTTTAGAAGGTGGCAAAAACTCTTACCGTGTGAATATAGATCAACATGATAATTCGAATATGATACAGTCCGGTCTTCTAAAACAATTCGTAGAAGAACAAACTTCGAAGCAAAGCAATAGAAACAAAAACATTGAGTTCGACCATATCTcattttatgaaaatttcttgaagaCTGATATTGCTTCCAAATTAAGGATCGAAATACCATACTGCAATAAAGACATATTtaacaaaaatttggtaGATTTgtcaattgatgattttgcCTTCGACGTAGCTGAGAGAATCAAAGGGCTACGTCATGATCTACAGACCTTCAACAATTTAACGAGGCACGATCTAAACTATCTTTCCTCCTTAGAAAACTCGATTAATATTAATCCAGCATTGGcaccaaaatattttaatgaagCTAGGAATATTTTACAATTTAAAAGTTTGGGGCATCACAGAGAcaaaagatttttcaacGGACCAACAACCGAAGGAAGCGTTGAATATGCTGACAGACTAAATTCACTGATTAGAACATTCCAGAAATTCACTATATCCAACGGCATTGTTTCATGGTTATCTCACGGAACGTTATATAGCCATCTGTATGATGGTCTTGCTTTCCCTTGGGATAACGATTTTGATTTGCAAATGCCAATAAGTCATTTACATTATATGGCTCAGTACTTCAACCAGAGTATTATTTTAGAAGATCCGAGAGAGGGAAATGGCAGATTTTTACTCGACGTTGGCAGCTCAATATCTGTCAGAACTAAGGGTAATGGTctaaataatattgatgCGAGATTCATTGATATAGATAGTGGTATCTATATTGATATTACAGGGCTAAGTTTCTCTAGTGAACCCATTCCTCTAAACAAGAGAGTCTCTTTACTTACCGCAGATGCTATGGAGGCTGCACTGGTAGATGAAACAGTCAAAAATCCAGGTGACGATATTAAAAACCCAGAATTGGGTGCAGAGTTGGCAGCTTTGACTATTAGCGAATTAAAGATATACGTTGATGAACATCCCAATGAGTTTGCTACCGatcagaaaaagaaaatagcAGATATGGCTAAAATTGAGGGTAAATTACCAATAACTTCACCATCAAAAGGTCTAACACAATTACAGAGATATTTGCTAAATAAGAGACTGCAAATGGTTAATTGTAGAAACGGCCACTTCAGTAGATTTGATATGATTTCCCCGCTTTCGAATTCATATTATCATGGAGTGCCTGCTTTAATTCCAAATAAAGTTGTTACTTCTCTATTGAAGGAATATAACCTACCTGCAAACTTCGACTTCCTTGTTTATGAAGGAAGAGCTTTTGAACCTAAAATGAAATTCTGGATAAGCGTCAGTAATCTAAGGAGTGCCATGAACACAGCTAAGGACCAAAATTTAGAATATATCGAATCTACTCCTGATACTTTAAGCTTCAATGATCTACTCCGCGCCATaaaaaatctaataaaaataGGTAGCCATGACTATCTTTCtgcatttttcaattcccTTTCTATGACTAACTACAGATTAAAAGAGTTAGAAATAATGTATGACGACAGTATTACTGCGGATGAAAAGCAAATTGCATTACAATATTTAAGAACAACAGTAGGTCCAACAATCTCATCTCCTGGTAAGGATCCAATCATTTATACACAAGAGAAGAACTTGTGGAAATCATACGAGGCAAAACTTTCAGAGGAAGAAAAGGCTGATATTATACTGTACGTCGAAGTAAATGCACTGAATAACTTCTGGGAAAAATTCTCCGACCTTTACAATAATAGACTTTACGATGCTTCTGGGGAAGTTAACTTAAATGAAGTTGGACTCGACCTCTTTCATAATTATAAGGAGCAGGgtatgaatatttttgctAAAGATCCGAATATCAACTGATAGTGCATTGTATCATCAATATAGGACTTTATTTAAAGAGTATCATGGACTCgtgttatatatattctgtAGTTACGAAATAGAAAACAATTGTATACCGGACCTTTGACACTTCAAAAAAGTTGCCTTTTACCTTTGTACTTCGAAATGTACATCACGCATTATTATTCCTTCGTGACCTTTGCCTAGATTACCTAACATCTCAACACTCTTGTTTGTTGAATCTAGCTTTAATTCATCTGTGCTATTATCTGCATTACCATTAAATTTGTAAAATCCAGAACTTCCAGCAAATAACGTCGTTCCATCCTCTACACCACATCTGTTAGCAATTGCTAAAACTGCATTCTTACCATGCATCTTCCAATAGTGTTCTTTTGTCGCACCAATATAAGACTTTCTACTTTCAGAGCGCCAAATGTCGtgcaataaattttcatcaaaccAATCTTTCCTAACACTTAAGTCTACAAAGGGTAAAAACCTCAATATCCAATAATTTACATTCGACATGTCTGGCTTACACAAATCGCGATAATCTTTGCCGATTTTTTCAGAATCTTTCTCCACAGCTGAAgtcttattattattgtcGATATCAATGTGGAAATTGCCCTGCGATCCATATATTGGTACGTTCAGTGTAGCTAGATTTCTACttatttccattttttttctttcagcGTCTGCCTTCTCTGTTGAAGAAGTAATGGAGCTTGAGTGTAGCCATGCCATGGGACATATGATCAGTTcgatatcattttctagACAAAAACTAGAGAATTCGAAGTCATTGAAAGGTGCTTTGAATTCATATGGACTCAGGTCCATACAAATCCCTATTGCACaatttaaattcaaattcttaCTAGGAAAAGATAGTTTAAATTTCTCGAAACGTTGCGGATTCTCTTCACATTGCCATTGCTTATCAGTTTCATATAAGAATGATTTCCTATAGTTAAATACCAACTTGCCCAGTGGAGACATCACTAATGCAGAATTATAACATTTCTCGTCGTTATCAATGGATTTTTCAGGATATCCTATAACTGTGTAAcaattaaatttctttgaaacttCCTTAGCTAACTCATACGAGGGACCTTCCTGTGGATGACACAAGTAAGGTTTTATTTGCTCACGAGAATGGAAGTTATAACCAGTCAGAGCAAATTCAGGGAAAACTACAATATCAGGTTTCTTActctttgatatttgatcattgaatttattgagtAAAGTCCATGCCCTCCTGATATTTGAGTCCAACTTTCCCAGTTGTGGGTTTAATTGTACCAGAGCAATTCTAAGATCGACTAAAACATTGGGCATACCTGGCTTTTCATGTAGCACAGGGATATACGAAGTTTCGTAATAATTATCCCactctctttttttttttcatccaGTACTTTTAACTTTACAACCTGATATTGATTATGTAAAGCAGAACTCAGAAGACCAAAAGAACGTTTTTACGAGATGCTTTTTGAACCTGGATACAACAGACGTGATTGGAACGTCAAAGAACGTTCATTCGACCCCATAACTGTTGATCCAAAAGTTGTTCCCAAAGTGCAGACGAGGCCTGTTGCTACAAATGGAAAGAAACAGAAATTGAATGGAACAGACAATGGACAAACCGTTTCACACCCAGGGTTCTCCAAGGCAATGACCACTACTGCGCCCAAATTGATCACAGAAGTACAGGATTCCAAGAACCAGTTGTCTTCGTTGATTCGTAATGCCGAACAAAACAAAGAAGCTTTGAAAGCACGCAACGAGAGAGTCAAGCAACAGAAACAGTCCTCTCGTAGCAGGTATGGCTGGTAGACCCCCCCGCAATCACTGGGCAGTCTTGGCCATATCCATCTGAATTCTCACAGACAGTGGTACCAACGAGATCACCTTGAACGAGGTCATCGctctcttgaaattttccacagaaaaggaaaaaaaaatttttagcaaaaaattgaagattcGATGCCAAAATTTGAGTGTTTGAAGTGAAGATTGAAACGTGGCCAGGATGTCTGTTGTTGGTTCTCTTATATTCTGTCTAGACTGTGGTAATCTTTTAGACAATCCAAGCACAGTTTCAGGTTCAGAAGTTACCTGCTCACAATGCCAGGCGAATTATCCTAAATctgaattttccaatttgaaagttgTTACACAGACCGCCGAAGATGCATTTCCATCGTCACTGAGGTCCAAGAAGTCTGTGGTCAAAACCTCTTTAAAGAAGAACGAAGTCGAAGACGGTGCTGTTATCAAGGAAAAATGTCCCAAATGTGGTAACGATGAGATGCGTTACCACACTTTACAATTAAGATCCGCCGATGAAGGTGCCACCGTTTTCTACACCTGCACTGCATGTAATTATAAATTCAGAACAAACAACTGAAAGAACCCCCCTCCCCATCTCTCTGGATCGTTGggctcttttttttgtcgtCAATTAATTTCTCTCTCACATATATAGTCATCGATTTTTACATACTTATATAATTCTTTCCACGGCAATGCCCCCCCCAACTAAAAATATAAACAGTAAAACCAATAGAGAACTGGCAGCTGAGCCAAGCAGAATTGAATCCTCTGACTGCTGGAGACTCGATGTTTCATTATGCTCGTGGACAGCGATAATCTTGCGTTCATATGCTTAGAGACATGACGAGGAAAAAACTTCGAcagtgaaaaattcgatTTGCTATGTATTTGAAAGCTTCTTGGTGGCAAAAACACAGGAACAACTCAAACTACCACGACGCAGCAATGGCACATCCACAGACTATGGAAATGCCAGATCTTTCCAATGCTATTGTGGCACAAGATGAAATGGGTAGACCATTCATTATTGTCAAGGATCAAGGGAATAAGAAGAGACAACATGGTATTGAAGCTAAAAAATCACATATCTTGGCCGCTAGATCTATAGCATCCATCATCAAGACTTCTTTGGGTCCTCGTGGTCTTGATAAGATTCTAATTTCTCCAGATGGTGATATAACGATAACAAACGATGGTGCTACCATTTTATCACAAATGGAATTAGATAATGAAATCGCAAAATTATTAGTACAATTATCCAAATCTCAAGATGACGAGATTGGTGACGGTACCACTGGTGTTGTCGTGTTGGCTAGTGCTCTTTTGGATCAAGCTCTCGAACTGATCGAGAAAGGTATCCATCCAATTAAGATTGCCAATGGGTTCGATGAAGCTGCAAAAGTTGCCATCGCTCAATTGGAATCCAAGGCTGATGATGTTGCAGTAAGTGACGAACTTTTTGATGAGTATCTATTGAAAGCAGCAGGAACTTCATTAGGTTCCAAAATTGTCTCTAAAGATCATGATAAATTTGCTAAAATGGCTGTAGAAGCAGTTAAGACTGTGAtgaataaagaaagaaaagatgtTGATTTCGATCTAATTAAGTTACAAGGACGTGTTGGTGGTTCCTTGAAGGATTCTGTATTGATCAATGGTGTTATACTAGATAAAGATTTTTCGCATCCACAAATGCCAACTGAAGTTCTACCAAAGGAAAACGAAGAAGATGTCAAATTAGCCATCTTAACATGTCCATTTGAGCCTCCAAAACCAAAAACTAAACATAAATTAGACATTTCTTCAGTGgaagaatatcaaaaattacaaaCTTACGAACAagataaattcaaagaaatgataaattatatcaaaGATGCCGGTGCAGATGTTGTCATATGTCAGTGGGGTTTCGATGATGAAGCTAATCATTTGTTATTACAAAATGAGTTACCTGCTGTGAGATGGGTTGGCggtcaagaaattgaacaaattgCAATTGCCACAAATGGTCGTATTGTACCACGTTTCCAAGATTTATCTAGTAATAAGTTGGGTTCTTGTGGGAAAATTTACGAAATGGAATTCGGTACCACCAAAGATAGAATGCTAGTAATTGAACAATGTAAAGGTAGTAAGACTGTAACTTGTTTCATTCGTGGTTCAAATAAGATGATCGTCGATGAAGCTCAACGTGCTTTACATGATTCCTTATGTGTTGTTCGTAACTTAGTCAGAGATTCTAGAGTCGTATACGGTGGTGGTGCAGCTGAAATAGTAATGTCTCTTGCTGTTGAAGAGGAAGCTGATAGACAACGTGGCATTGACCAATATGCATTCCGTGCTTTTGCTCAAGCATTAGATATTATTCCAATGACATTAGCTGAAAATTCCGGTCTTGATCCAATTGAAACTTTATcaactttgaaaagtaAACAACTCAAAGAAAACGCCTCCGTCATAGGTGTAGATTGTCTAGGTAAAGGTAGCAATGAtatgaaagaattatttgttGTTGATCCATTTATTGGTAAGAAACAACAAATTCTCTTGGCCACACAATTATGCAGAATGATTTTAAAGATTGATAACGTTATTATCAGTGGCAAAGATGAATATTGAGATAGCATAATTTAACCtcatatataattttttttcaagcaCATTGTAtcataaaataaataagtaAATTTTTGTCAAAGTCCATATTTTTAAAACATCTTACTATAAAAGACAACATACCTTATGAGTTACTTATGCTGCACCATGATATCAGTCCCTGATCTTAATTTGGTGAAAGCTCACAATATCTGGCAATTTTGCTGTGTCAACGACTGTTGCTACGGAACTTTTTGTTTTCGCGACATTGGAAAGCAAAGTCATCAAGTGACACAACTAATAAATGATGAGTTTAAACTTTGAATGGCTGTAAAACTCGCCTTACGTGTGGCTGTGAGGCTGTATGAACGATGCAAAAACTGCTTGAAAAGTCTCGAGATCTTGAACTGCTCATTTGCAGGTGGACGTTCGTCATATCTTCCGCCCCCATTTAGTGAAACATATATAATGCATTTACATTTATTTAAAAACGTAACGTTCACTGAGAGAACATCTACCGTGATAGTACAGGATGGTTCTTTTACGGAATAGGAAATCGATTAATTCGAGTAATCGTAAAATAACGAAAGAAGATGCAGCCAGATTCAAAGTTCATACGGCAGAAGTAGCAGATCCCGTGCTCTCAGCGGTACAAGAGGCACAACCTTTTGAACAAGCTGCTGACGCATTTAATGACAATGTTTACCAAAGGACTTTTACGACGtctgatgaaaatggtcaaaaattattatccaGAGATGTATTTGGTAATGAAATAGTTGACCctgatatttcaaatccGACTAGGTCAAGAAATGAAAGGCCGCTAGATACAATAAGAGGATTTCAATATGCAATTGCGCCTGATCCATATTATATCGAAACGTTAGAGACACCATATTTGGGTTTTAAAGTCAGAGAAAACTACTATTTTGCAAATGAGGCTATTTATAATTTGGATACCCCCGAACAACCAATATATCAGGCACAAAGTGAGACTAACGATGGGCATGCagataaaaagaagaagaggaacTTCTTTGGACTGAAAAGCAAAAAGAAGGCAAAGAAATAGGCTTAAGTGAtcattctaaattttgtaattttttattttttacatattgattttttttcattaaaatcaagttttttgtatatatattatattatctataccatattgaaaagactgAAATTTCTGACAATTTCAGGACCATATTCTTCATAATCCTTCTTGGTATGACAATAACTTTTGAATTCAGCAGTCTGTGCTAATAATGAACCACCGAACCAAACGgcatttctttgttttctaTGGGTGATGACATTAACATCGACACCTGTTGATTTGGTGCCACTCAATAATTCACTTTGTGCTATTCTGTTGTTaacaattgattttatatCTCTTTGTAAACGACGGCCAAAATCTTTAAACATTGTGGACCCACCAGAAAGTACAATATTATTGTATAATCCCTTACGTACATCAATAGGACAAGCCTGGATAGTATGGTCTACAATAGTTGGTAACGGGGTTAAGAAATCAGAAGAGGCGATTTCTGggttgaagaagatttctGGAGCTAAAAATCTTTCATAACCAACatcaacaattttcttttgtgtcttttcttgattttctaCAATAAATTGAGCAAATTTATCTGGatttctatcaaatttgttgaattcCTTGACTATATCTGGACAAACGTAACAATATTCCTGTTTGATACGTTCTGCTGTTCTTAAAGAAGTATCAGTTTCACCACGTTCCCTCAACAAGGATTGAATGAAAAGAGTAATATCTCTACCTGCAATTGGGATGTTTTTAATGGCAGAACCAATGACATAACCTTCAGCGACTGGGATAACGTGGGTCACACCATCACCAGAGTCAATGACGGTACCAGTTAAAGACCTGTCTGTAACTTTTGATGAAGTCCATGAAGCAGCTAACGCCAGAACTGCTTGTACGGCGATATATAAACCAGCACAATTGAACGAttcgaagaaaatttctgcCACTTGTTCTCTATTTTCTGGAGGATTCAAAGGTGGTTCAGTTAATAGGAAGAAATGATCTTCAGGTTCAGTTCTtaaatatttaaaaattgaattttccCAGAATCTTTCCATATGATCCCAATTTTCGATTTGACCGTGTCTAATTGGATAACTTAGAGAATATGATGGTCCTTGAGCAGCAGCCAATGCTTCATTACCGATATAGAAATCTAAATCTTCAGTACCTCTTTTACCAGCCAAATTGTTGGAAAGTGGCATACTTGCATTCAAAGAGTTGAAAGAGGTAGCAGAGGTGGAATTACCgaaatattgatttgaagatgTAGTATTGGAAGTACTACTCATGGAACTTGTCTTTTTAGTATGGTTCTGGGATGTGGCTATAGCAGTTGGGAAAATCCATGAAGGTGAATCGTTACCGGCAAAACCTAGCTTGGTTAGACCGGTACCATTATCCATGACAATAGCGGGGTTATTTAAGTAAGACATATCGATTAGTGTGCCTTCTTTCAGTTAGTCAATTGACAAGTATGATTTTATCTTGTAACGACTATATACGGTTTTAAGATCTTTTTACATATCAACTAGTAATAATATACTCGAACTACTTCTCACTTATTTTTCATGATTAGGAAATTTGCAAAAAATGAGAAATCGAAAAGGGGGCCGACTCACTTTACGCCAGCAGGAGCTGATAATTTTTGGTCTCGTGACCtgcaaaagaaagaaaataaaaaagatatttacCCGGAACGAGGGCTAAAAAGTTAGAAATTTAGGTCTGGTCGCGTTTTCCGACAGATTGGACTGTAAACGTATTAGGGTAGAGCCACATCATGCCCGACCCTAATTCTCACTTCCGACCCGAATTTTGCATATTTGACCCTAAATATCCGCCCCAGccaaaaaaacaacaatcAAGACCGGGTAGCAaaatctattttttttgctttctttttttttttttttttttgttcatttcttcttccagcaaaagaagaaatgcGTTTAGTGAGTGATTGCATGCGAATGACATTCGGCAAGACAGAATTTTATCACCATCTTCTTTactcattatcatcattatataaatagtCTTTTTAACTTGAGTTTGCATTTCAGAATATTAAAAGATTCCTAATAAGATTCAAACgaatataaatatatgtCTATTGAAAATCTAAAATCATTTGATCCATTTGCTGATACTGGTGACGACGAAACCGCTGCTtcaaattatattcatattCGCATTCAACAAAGAAATGGTAGAAAAACGTTAACTACAGTTCAAGGTGTACCAGAAGAATATGATCTAAAGAGAATCTTAAAAGTCttaaagaaagatttcGCTTGCAATGGTAACATTGTTAAGGATGCTGAAATGGGtgaaattattcaattacAAGGTGATCAAAGAGCAAAAGTTTGTGAATTCATGATTAGTCAACTTGGtcttcaaaagaagaacatCAAAATTCACGGTT
Encoded proteins:
- the KAFR0D03640 gene encoding LicD family protein (similar to Saccharomyces cerevisiae MNN4 (YKL201C) and YJR061W; ancestral locus Anc_1.509); this translates as MSSLIVAIDRKLFNALKRLKRKNVKLLIFITATLNLILFVLYLHHYEHSSLQDNIVVNSLYSLFSIMQDADEDVITSAAILYHKLNFNTEAKWINRYYLHENLLTVPYGNRKNERLESINDLEFYDSDPRLSWSVYLNYLINNEENFEEMPFSWYDWMDFDMYNKLLSVRHSNENNFTCEFAFKPSFDFDTLKSIESALQERLFEFEHEKYDDRNTYQQISKVRNNVDIEKSCQTVPGGPFQLPFNVTTLVDSVRPEMYFINAKNYLLHNFNNPISITILEGGKNSYRVNIDQHDNSNMIQSGLLKQFVEEQTSKQSNRNKNIEFDHISFYENFLKTDIASKLRIEIPYCNKDIFNKNLVDLSIDDFAFDVAERIKGLRHDLQTFNNLTRHDLNYLSSLENSININPALAPKYFNEARNILQFKSLGHHRDKRFFNGPTTEGSVEYADRLNSLIRTFQKFTISNGIVSWLSHGTLYSHLYDGLAFPWDNDFDLQMPISHLHYMAQYFNQSIILEDPREGNGRFLLDVGSSISVRTKGNGLNNIDARFIDIDSGIYIDITGLSFSSEPIPLNKRVSLLTADAMEAALVDETVKNPGDDIKNPELGAELAALTISELKIYVDEHPNEFATDQKKKIADMAKIEGKLPITSPSKGLTQLQRYLLNKRLQMVNCRNGHFSRFDMISPLSNSYYHGVPALIPNKVVTSLLKEYNLPANFDFLVYEGRAFEPKMKFWISVSNLRSAMNTAKDQNLEYIESTPDTLSFNDLLRAIKNLIKIGSHDYLSAFFNSLSMTNYRLKELEIMYDDSITADEKQIALQYLRTTVGPTISSPGKDPIIYTQEKNLWKSYEAKLSEEEKADIILYVEVNALNNFWEKFSDLYNNRLYDASGEVNLNEVGLDLFHNYKEQGMNIFAKDPNIN
- the NTA1 gene encoding amidase (similar to Saccharomyces cerevisiae NTA1 (YJR062C); ancestral locus Anc_1.510), producing the protein MPNVLVDLRIALVQLNPQLGKLDSNIRRAWTLLNKFNDQISKSKKPDIVVFPEFALTGYNFHSREQIKPYLCHPQEGPSYELAKEVSKKFNCYTVIGYPEKSIDNDEKCYNSALVMSPLGKLVFNYRKSFLYETDKQWQCEENPQRFEKFKLSFPSKNLNLNCAIGICMDLSPYEFKAPFNDFEFSSFCLENDIELIICPMAWLHSSSITSSTEKADAERKKMEISRNLATLNVPIYGSQGNFHIDIDNNNKTSAVEKDSEKIGKDYRDLCKPDMSNVNYWILRFLPFVDLSVRKDWFDENLLHDIWRSESRKSYIGATKEHYWKMHGKNAVLAIANRCGVEDGTTLFAGSSGFYKFNGNADNSTDELKLDSTNKSVEMLGNLGKGHEGIIMRDVHFEVQR
- the KAFR0D03660 gene encoding uncharacterized protein (ancestral locus Anc_1.511) — its product is MLFEPGYNRRDWNVKERSFDPITVDPKVVPKVQTRPVATNGKKQKLNGTDNGQTVSHPGFSKAMTTTAPKLITEVQDSKNQLSSLIRNAEQNKEALKARNERVKQQKQSSRSRYGW
- the RPA12 gene encoding DNA-directed RNA polymerase I core subunit RPA12 (similar to Saccharomyces cerevisiae RPA12 (YJR063W); ancestral locus Anc_1.512); translation: MSVVGSLIFCLDCGNLLDNPSTVSGSEVTCSQCQANYPKSEFSNLKVVTQTAEDAFPSSLRSKKSVVKTSLKKNEVEDGAVIKEKCPKCGNDEMRYHTLQLRSADEGATVFYTCTACNYKFRTNN
- the CCT5 gene encoding chaperonin-containing T-complex subunit CCT5 (similar to Saccharomyces cerevisiae CCT5 (YJR064W); ancestral locus Anc_1.513), producing the protein MAHPQTMEMPDLSNAIVAQDEMGRPFIIVKDQGNKKRQHGIEAKKSHILAARSIASIIKTSLGPRGLDKILISPDGDITITNDGATILSQMELDNEIAKLLVQLSKSQDDEIGDGTTGVVVLASALLDQALELIEKGIHPIKIANGFDEAAKVAIAQLESKADDVAVSDELFDEYLLKAAGTSLGSKIVSKDHDKFAKMAVEAVKTVMNKERKDVDFDLIKLQGRVGGSLKDSVLINGVILDKDFSHPQMPTEVLPKENEEDVKLAILTCPFEPPKPKTKHKLDISSVEEYQKLQTYEQDKFKEMINYIKDAGADVVICQWGFDDEANHLLLQNELPAVRWVGGQEIEQIAIATNGRIVPRFQDLSSNKLGSCGKIYEMEFGTTKDRMLVIEQCKGSKTVTCFIRGSNKMIVDEAQRALHDSLCVVRNLVRDSRVVYGGGAAEIVMSLAVEEEADRQRGIDQYAFRAFAQALDIIPMTLAENSGLDPIETLSTLKSKQLKENASVIGVDCLGKGSNDMKELFVVDPFIGKKQQILLATQLCRMILKIDNVIISGKDEY
- the KAFR0D03690 gene encoding DUF2406 domain-containing protein; translation: MVLLRNRKSINSSNRKITKEDAARFKVHTAEVADPVLSAVQEAQPFEQAADAFNDNVYQRTFTTSDENGQKLLSRDVFGNEIVDPDISNPTRSRNERPLDTIRGFQYAIAPDPYYIETLETPYLGFKVRENYYFANEAIYNLDTPEQPIYQAQSETNDGHADKKKKRNFFGLKSKKKAKK
- the ARP3 gene encoding actin-related protein 3 (similar to Saccharomyces cerevisiae ARP3 (YJR065C); ancestral locus Anc_1.514) → MSYLNNPAIVMDNGTGLTKLGFAGNDSPSWIFPTAIATSQNHTKKTSSMSSTSNTTSSNQYFGNSTSATSFNSLNASMPLSNNLAGKRGTEDLDFYIGNEALAAAQGPSYSLSYPIRHGQIENWDHMERFWENSIFKYLRTEPEDHFFLLTEPPLNPPENREQVAEIFFESFNCAGLYIAVQAVLALAASWTSSKVTDRSLTGTVIDSGDGVTHVIPVAEGYVIGSAIKNIPIAGRDITLFIQSLLRERGETDTSLRTAERIKQEYCYVCPDIVKEFNKFDRNPDKFAQFIVENQEKTQKKIVDVGYERFLAPEIFFNPEIASSDFLTPLPTIVDHTIQACPIDVRKGLYNNIVLSGGSTMFKDFGRRLQRDIKSIVNNRIAQSELLSGTKSTGVDVNVITHRKQRNAVWFGGSLLAQTAEFKSYCHTKKDYEEYGPEIVRNFSLFNMV
- the SUI1 gene encoding translation initiation factor eIF1 (similar to Saccharomyces cerevisiae SUI1 (YNL244C); ancestral locus Anc_1.118), which translates into the protein MSIENLKSFDPFADTGDDETAASNYIHIRIQQRNGRKTLTTVQGVPEEYDLKRILKVLKKDFACNGNIVKDAEMGEIIQLQGDQRAKVCEFMISQLGLQKKNIKIHGF